One part of the Deltaproteobacteria bacterium genome encodes these proteins:
- a CDS encoding TatD family hydrolase, translating to MYVDVHAHLIHPKFTGEEDEVAQRAKEKGLEYIIVNGLEPVSNREVLKLCDRHDHLLPALGIYPLDAMAAQIHESGSWDHPFEPPTVFDVDAEIEFIDSQASRLVAIGEIGIDQHWVKDHPAAQERVFCKLVEVAQKHDLPIIIHSRKAERRCFEILQEMNVKKADFHCYGGKLKLAKQIAAAGYYLSIPPVVVKAESFQRIVQELPIEQLLTETDCPYMGPDPGERNEPANVPRGIEAMAKARDLSVEEMAQAVRDNFRTLFGY from the coding sequence ATGTATGTCGATGTTCATGCCCACCTGATCCATCCCAAGTTTACGGGTGAAGAAGACGAAGTCGCACAACGCGCCAAAGAGAAGGGGCTTGAGTACATTATTGTGAACGGTCTAGAACCCGTATCTAACCGAGAGGTACTCAAGCTTTGCGATCGACACGACCATCTCCTCCCTGCACTGGGTATCTACCCACTTGATGCAATGGCCGCACAGATTCACGAGAGCGGAAGCTGGGATCACCCTTTTGAACCACCGACCGTGTTTGATGTGGATGCTGAAATTGAATTCATCGACAGCCAAGCATCTCGCCTGGTTGCAATAGGTGAAATTGGCATCGATCAACACTGGGTCAAAGACCATCCAGCCGCTCAGGAAAGAGTCTTTTGTAAACTCGTTGAAGTGGCTCAAAAGCACGACTTGCCAATCATCATCCACAGTCGTAAGGCTGAAAGACGCTGCTTCGAAATTCTCCAAGAGATGAATGTAAAGAAAGCAGATTTCCACTGCTATGGCGGCAAACTGAAATTAGCGAAGCAGATTGCGGCGGCAGGTTATTACCTCTCCATCCCGCCGGTTGTTGTTAAAGCAGAGTCGTTTCAACGCATTGTCCAAGAGCTACCCATTGAGCAACTGCTCACCGAAACAGATTGTCCCTATATGGGACCAGATCCAGGTGAGCGTAACGAGCCCGCCAATGTACCTCGAGGAATCGAGGCCATGGCCAAGGCGCGAGATCTCTCTGTTGAGGAAATGGCACAGGCAGTACGTGATAACTTCAGAACACTCTTTGGGTATTAA